In Streptomyces liangshanensis, the DNA window GGGGCGGGTCGATCGGGAACGGGAACTGCACGTTCGTGTAGATCGGGCGGCCGTACGCCCCGTCGCCCTGGAGCACCCAGTGCGAGGGCACCGGGATGTCGTCCCAGCCGTGGTCGTCGAAGCCCTCGGCCGCGAAGTCCTCCGCCGCGTACGCCGTCGGCGAGAGCCGGAACCGCCACGGTCCGTTCAGGGAGAGCGAGGGGGCGTCGGAGCGCAGCCACGAGCGCGCCGCGCGCAGGGCGCCGCGCCCCGGCGCGGTGTCGGTTACATACCCGGAATGGGGGGAGGGCACGGGGTCACCACTTTCTCGATGGCGGAAGGACGTGTGGCGGGGCGCACCGCTCGCGGTGCCCGGGGTCCGGTGGACTTCGGGCTCCCGGCCGGTGGTGCGCCCCTGTTGTGGTGCGGTGACGGGTGTCTAGCGGACGACGACCGTGCGGATCTCCCACGGGCCGAGGGCGAGGTCGAGTCCGTCGGCGGCCGGTGTGGTGGACAGGGGCCGGCCGAGCAGGTCGACGGTGGTGGCCTCGGTGAAGGGGCCGGTCAGGCGGGCGTCGGCGCCGGTGTCGCTCATCGCGACGAGCCGTACTTCGGTGCCGGCGCCGCCGTCCTCGGTGGTGACGCGGCGGACGGCCGACACGGAGACGCCCGTGCCGTCGACCCGGATCCCGGTCGCGTCGGCGGGCAGCGGGTCCCCGGCGGGCGCGGTGCCGCGCGTGACCAGCACGTCGTTGCGGAAGCGCTCGGCGAGGGCGACGGCGTCCGCCTCCTGCCACCCGGCTGCGGGGGGCAGGACGGCGAAGCGGTTCTCGATGCGCATGCCGAGGTCCTGGGCGCCGGGGGCGGCGATCTCGGTGGCGGCGGGTTCGTCGCGGAACGGGTGGATGTTGACGCTGATCGAGCCGATGGCGCGCAGGAGGGTGACGGCCAGTTCGGCGCCCTCGCCGACCACTTCGTACTCGGAGGTGTGGTCGAGGAGGACGTGCGCGGCGCCGGCCGACACGAACGACTCGGCGGGGAAGGTCGGGATGGGGTACTCGCCCCAGCCTCCCTCGGCGGTGAGCCCGCGCGGGGTGACGGCGAACTGCCCGGCGGAGGCGGAGCCGGTCACCGGTTCGGGCAGCGGTACGTGGAAGCGGAGCCGGTGGTCGGCGGAGCGGTTCAGGAACGAGGTGGAGACCCGGACGAACGGCTCTCCGGCCCGTACCTCCACGAGGGTCTCGACCGGGGTCGGTACGGTCTCGGCGCTCCGCACGTCGCGGTCGGAGGTGAGCGCGACGGGCCACTCGTAGACGCGGGTGATCCGGGTCCGCGACCGCAGCGGGCCGTGCTCCAGCACCTGGACGGCGACCTCGGCGGGCTCGGACACCAGCACGTCCTGGGCGGGCGGGCCGTAGTTGTAGCTGTCGCCGCGGTCACCGCCGTCGACGAGGCGGCCGACACCGCGCAGGACGGAACCGTCGGCGCCGGTGACGTCCAGGGTGCCGTCGGCGGCGACGGCGACCTCGACCAGGCCGTTCGCGAGGGTGCGGTCCGTCGCGGTCGCGGGGACGAACGCGGCGGGCAGGTCGGGGGTCCGGTCGGCGGGCGCGACCTTGAAGCTCGCGAGGCCGGAGGCGGGGACGTCCACCAGGGCGAGCGCGGTCGCGCGGGCCTGCTCCAGTGTCAGGACGCGCCACTCCCCCGGGTGCGCGGCGGCGGCCTCGGCGACCTTCCCGCGCAGGGTCATCAGGTCGAAGGGTCCGCTGGCCGGCACCTCCGCGAGGTGGAAGACGAGGGAGCCCGGGGTGAGTTCGTACGTGTCGATCAGCCGGCCGAACAGCTCCCTGCGGTGGATGCGGCGCAGCACCCGTTCGAGCTGGGAGGCGTCCATGCGCTCGTCGCTGAGCACGGTGGGGGCCTGCGAGATCAGCTGGACGGGGCGTACGGAGCCGTCGGCGGCGGTGGCGGCCAGCACGCTGCCCTCGGGCGGGGCGACGACGTCGACCTCGACCGCGGCGGTGCGGGCGAACGGCAGGGGGTTGGCGACGAGGTGGCCGTCGCTGGGCACCCGG includes these proteins:
- a CDS encoding glycosyl hydrolase-related protein; the encoded protein is MQNSAVFVPHFHWDREWYEPFQVFRHRLVAALDTVLETAEANPDFRFTVDGQMAAIEDYLEMRPENRDRLAALVADGRIAIGPWLILLDEFLCSGETVVRNLQMGWAAAAGLGGSMPIGYLPDMFGHVAQMPQILARAGIEHAALWRGVPGTVEGHAFRWRAPDGSEVRTEFLFDGYDNGLDVLLVPDEIGRALGEYAEMTAARWGTDPVLAMAGTDHNAPDPRLAAWLRRASSDERAITIATLDEYIREHVRDEATTVVTGELRSHVRGNILPGVLSVRLGLKQRMAVAERTIDHAERMNALWSRRDDTPFLTLAWHKIIESAAHDSVVGSGTDETCDQVDARLAEAAQAARAVRDAALAEAAARVPSDGHLVANPLPFARTAAVEVDVVAPPEGSVLAATAADGSVRPVQLISQAPTVLSDERMDASQLERVLRRIHRRELFGRLIDTYELTPGSLVFHLAEVPASGPFDLMTLRGKVAEAAAAHPGEWRVLTLEQARATALALVDVPASGLASFKVAPADRTPDLPAAFVPATATDRTLANGLVEVAVAADGTLDVTGADGSVLRGVGRLVDGGDRGDSYNYGPPAQDVLVSEPAEVAVQVLEHGPLRSRTRITRVYEWPVALTSDRDVRSAETVPTPVETLVEVRAGEPFVRVSTSFLNRSADHRLRFHVPLPEPVTGSASAGQFAVTPRGLTAEGGWGEYPIPTFPAESFVSAGAAHVLLDHTSEYEVVGEGAELAVTLLRAIGSISVNIHPFRDEPAATEIAAPGAQDLGMRIENRFAVLPPAAGWQEADAVALAERFRNDVLVTRGTAPAGDPLPADATGIRVDGTGVSVSAVRRVTTEDGGAGTEVRLVAMSDTGADARLTGPFTEATTVDLLGRPLSTTPAADGLDLALGPWEIRTVVVR